The Saprospiraceae bacterium genome includes a window with the following:
- a CDS encoding BamA/TamA family outer membrane protein, which produces MTSCSSTNNIPENDALYTGANVKIAQTELQSKQAKELRKTLKTLTKPKPNTKLLGIPFKLWMYNLGSEKGIGGWIRRKFGEAPVLFSYVNVSNTEELLDNFMENRGFFQVYVSSETVRTGKKAKVNYEVRTGPGYNIRSLTFPRDSNVLGEAIRDLKSESLLQTGAPFNLDLILAERIRINSILKERGYYFFSGEYLLIEADTSVGNTLVDMSMKIKTNTPAEAKLPYKINDVIIYPNYHLADIREDTSMLHAVEHSGYFVVDSAKMFKPIIFETSMQFKSGDYYSRKDHNATLSRLINFGNFKFVKNRFSMVKDSGQFKLNTYYYLTPLPKKSLRGEITGTSKTNNLIGSQITVSWKNRNTFRGAEQLNVNVFGGTELQINGNFAKTATYRVGGDVSLSVPRFIVPFAKIRSQGEFVPRTNFLIGYEQLNRRTLYTINSIRANYGYIWKEYITKEHQLNPVAINYVKPLNISQLYQDSILSNPALARITEQQFIMGATYNFNFNQLAEGGRETGFYFNGHLDIAGNILGLASGANWKTNDTVSLLGARFAQYLKTEFDIRYYNRLAPQGSFAARLIVGLGYPYGNNREMPFVKQFFAGGNNGLRGFRSRTVGPGSFISPNSLNREALFLPDQSGDLKLELNIEFRRKLFSIFEGALFADAGNVWLLNNDPLRPGAAISMDFLQEMAVDAGFGVRLDFTILLLRFDFAWPLKVPYASTPPDKSMVINLAIGYPF; this is translated from the coding sequence ATGACCAGTTGTAGTTCTACAAATAATATTCCCGAAAATGATGCCTTATATACAGGAGCAAATGTGAAAATTGCACAGACTGAATTGCAATCTAAACAAGCCAAAGAATTGCGTAAAACCCTGAAAACGCTCACCAAACCAAAACCCAATACAAAGTTGCTTGGTATTCCATTCAAATTATGGATGTATAATCTGGGAAGTGAAAAAGGGATTGGTGGTTGGATACGCAGGAAATTCGGAGAAGCGCCGGTATTATTCAGTTATGTGAATGTGTCCAATACGGAAGAGCTGCTTGATAACTTTATGGAAAACAGAGGTTTTTTTCAGGTGTATGTAAGTAGTGAAACTGTCAGAACCGGTAAAAAAGCTAAAGTAAACTATGAAGTCAGAACCGGTCCGGGTTACAATATCAGAAGTCTAACATTCCCCCGGGATTCCAATGTTTTGGGGGAAGCGATCAGAGACTTAAAGAGTGAATCTTTACTCCAAACCGGAGCACCTTTCAATCTTGATTTGATTCTGGCAGAAAGAATAAGAATCAACTCAATACTTAAAGAAAGAGGTTATTACTTCTTTAGCGGAGAATATTTACTGATTGAAGCGGACACTTCCGTTGGTAATACTTTGGTTGATATGTCTATGAAAATTAAAACAAACACACCTGCGGAAGCAAAATTGCCCTATAAAATTAATGATGTTATCATTTATCCTAATTATCACCTGGCTGATATCAGAGAAGATACATCCATGCTACATGCAGTTGAGCACAGCGGGTATTTTGTGGTGGACTCGGCAAAAATGTTTAAGCCGATTATTTTTGAGACAAGCATGCAATTTAAATCAGGCGATTATTACAGCAGAAAGGACCACAATGCTACATTGAGCCGGTTGATTAATTTTGGTAATTTTAAGTTTGTTAAAAACAGGTTTTCGATGGTGAAAGACAGTGGACAATTTAAATTGAATACCTATTACTATCTTACACCATTACCCAAAAAATCACTTCGCGGTGAGATCACGGGTACTTCCAAAACCAATAATCTGATCGGATCACAAATAACGGTAAGTTGGAAAAACAGAAATACATTCAGAGGCGCCGAACAATTAAATGTAAATGTATTTGGGGGCACGGAATTACAAATCAATGGAAATTTTGCAAAAACCGCTACATATAGGGTAGGAGGGGATGTCTCGCTAAGTGTCCCTCGTTTTATAGTGCCATTTGCAAAAATCAGAAGTCAGGGAGAATTTGTGCCACGTACCAATTTTCTTATCGGATATGAACAGCTAAACCGACGGACACTCTATACAATCAACAGTATTCGTGCCAATTATGGCTATATCTGGAAGGAATATATTACAAAAGAACACCAACTGAATCCCGTTGCAATTAATTATGTTAAACCACTGAATATCTCTCAGTTGTACCAGGATAGCATATTAAGTAATCCGGCTTTGGCCAGAATTACGGAACAACAATTTATAATGGGCGCAACCTATAATTTCAATTTCAATCAATTAGCTGAAGGTGGCCGTGAGACTGGTTTTTATTTTAACGGACATTTAGATATTGCAGGTAATATTTTGGGACTTGCGAGTGGTGCTAATTGGAAAACAAATGATACTGTCAGTCTATTGGGAGCCAGATTTGCTCAATATTTGAAAACGGAGTTTGACATCAGGTATTACAATCGTTTGGCACCGCAGGGTAGTTTTGCAGCCAGATTGATTGTAGGTTTAGGTTATCCTTACGGGAATAACAGAGAAATGCCTTTTGTAAAACAATTTTTTGCAGGTGGCAACAATGGGTTGAGAGGATTCAGAAGCAGAACAGTAGGCCCGGGAAGTTTTATTTCTCCTAATAGCTTAAACAGAGAAGCATTATTTTTACCGGATCAGTCAGGGGATCTGAAACTGGAATTAAATATTGAATTCAGAAGAAAGTTATTCAGTATTTTTGAAGGTGCTTTATTTGCAGATGCCGGCAATGTCTGGCTGTTAAACAATGATCCACTTCGTCCGGGTGCAGCTATTTCCATGGACTTTCTTCAAGAAATGGCAGTGGATGCCGGTTTTGGAGTCCGGTTAGATTTTACAATCTTACTTCTCCGTTTTGATTTTGCCTGGCCATTGAAAGTACCATATGCATCTACGCCCCCCGACAAGAGTATGGTCATAAACCTGGCAATAGGGTATCCGTTTTAA